The following are encoded together in the Actinoplanes sp. N902-109 genome:
- a CDS encoding LLM class F420-dependent oxidoreductase, which translates to MSMKFGVFVPQGWKMDLVEIADPVEQYEAMTAVAKAADAGPWDSVWVYDHFHTVPEPTINTTFEAWTVSSTLARDTSRVNIGQMVGCNGYRQPSLYAKIASTVDVASNGRLYAGLGAGWYEHEWKAYGYEWREVPQRMAEFREAVQIVHKMWTEERPVFTGKHYSIDGPINEPKGVRKPHPSFWLGGGGEKVTLKLVAQYANACNVGNADPEVIRHKLAVLKGHCDTLGRDYDSIIKSTSLELDLTESSAQHIARIEQLAEAGTDYVIVYVKRVAYDHEPMLRFAEEVIPQFG; encoded by the coding sequence ATGAGCATGAAGTTCGGGGTGTTCGTCCCGCAGGGCTGGAAGATGGACCTGGTCGAGATCGCCGACCCGGTCGAGCAGTACGAGGCGATGACCGCCGTGGCCAAGGCGGCCGACGCCGGACCGTGGGACTCGGTCTGGGTCTACGACCACTTCCACACCGTGCCGGAACCCACCATCAACACGACGTTCGAGGCGTGGACCGTGTCCTCGACGCTGGCCCGCGACACGAGCCGGGTCAACATCGGCCAGATGGTCGGCTGCAACGGCTACCGGCAGCCCTCGCTGTACGCCAAGATCGCCTCCACCGTCGACGTGGCCAGCAACGGCCGGCTCTACGCGGGCCTCGGCGCCGGGTGGTACGAGCACGAGTGGAAGGCGTACGGCTACGAGTGGCGCGAGGTGCCGCAGCGGATGGCCGAGTTCCGCGAGGCGGTGCAGATCGTGCACAAGATGTGGACCGAGGAGCGCCCGGTCTTCACCGGCAAGCACTACTCGATCGACGGGCCGATCAACGAGCCCAAGGGCGTACGCAAGCCGCACCCCTCGTTCTGGCTCGGCGGCGGCGGCGAGAAGGTCACCCTCAAGCTGGTCGCGCAGTACGCGAACGCCTGCAACGTGGGCAACGCCGACCCCGAGGTGATCCGGCACAAGCTGGCCGTGCTCAAGGGGCACTGCGACACGCTGGGCCGCGACTACGACAGCATCATCAAGTCGACGAGCCTGGAGCTCGACCTGACCGAGTCGTCGGCGCAGCACATCGCGCGGATCGAGCAGCTCGCCGAGGCCGGCACCGACTACGTGATCGTGTACGTGAAGCGGGTGGCGTACGACCACGAGCCGATGCTGCGCTTCGCCGAGGAGGTCATCCCCCAGTTCGGCTGA
- a CDS encoding acyltransferase, with product MAGGTRDGYFDSLRAVAIVRVVAYHAFHYAVLALLFPSMGVMFALGGSLMASSLDRKPAPEVVRGRLRRLLPALWVMALVLVPLMLAAGWAHRPPWPDLLLWVVPLATPPAGHGAADVGAEGAGVLWYLAVYLWFVLLSPVLLRVYRRWRLLSVGVPLLALALLHNAPLANGNNAEQIAGYVLVFLPCWLLGFAHRDGDLRRIHPAVVGAVALGCAAAGLGWVVRHPGPGGLDLVPFPLAHALYSLGFVLVLLRLDPPMGWLARLPLVQRMVAALNNRAVTIYLWHNVVITAAIAIGDRLGLFGAGAVTYLTFSAIALVMLVAAVLALGWVEDLAARRVPRLRPWPVPVPRVHAPRHAALSRTGG from the coding sequence GTGGCAGGCGGCACCCGGGACGGTTACTTCGACTCGCTGCGCGCGGTGGCGATCGTCCGCGTGGTGGCGTACCACGCCTTCCACTACGCCGTGCTGGCGCTGCTGTTCCCGTCGATGGGCGTGATGTTCGCGCTGGGCGGCTCGCTGATGGCCAGTTCGCTGGACCGCAAGCCCGCCCCGGAGGTGGTACGCGGCCGGTTGCGCCGGTTGCTGCCCGCGCTGTGGGTGATGGCCCTGGTGCTGGTGCCGCTGATGCTGGCCGCCGGGTGGGCGCACCGGCCGCCGTGGCCGGACCTGCTGCTGTGGGTGGTGCCGCTGGCCACCCCGCCGGCCGGGCACGGCGCCGCCGACGTCGGCGCCGAGGGTGCCGGGGTGCTCTGGTACCTGGCCGTCTATCTCTGGTTCGTGCTGCTCTCGCCGGTGCTGCTGCGGGTGTACCGGCGCTGGCGGCTGCTCAGCGTCGGGGTTCCGCTGCTGGCGCTCGCGCTGCTGCACAACGCGCCGCTGGCGAACGGCAACAACGCCGAGCAGATCGCCGGGTACGTGCTGGTGTTCCTGCCCTGCTGGCTGCTCGGCTTCGCGCACCGTGACGGCGATCTGCGCAGGATCCACCCGGCCGTGGTGGGTGCGGTGGCCCTCGGTTGTGCGGCGGCCGGGCTGGGCTGGGTCGTCCGGCACCCCGGCCCCGGCGGGCTCGATCTGGTGCCGTTCCCGCTGGCGCACGCGCTCTACTCGCTCGGGTTCGTGCTCGTGCTGCTCCGGCTGGACCCGCCGATGGGCTGGCTGGCCCGGCTGCCGCTGGTGCAGCGGATGGTCGCCGCGCTGAACAACCGCGCGGTCACCATCTATCTGTGGCACAACGTGGTGATCACCGCGGCGATCGCGATCGGTGACCGGCTCGGGCTGTTCGGCGCCGGGGCGGTCACCTACCTCACGTTCTCCGCGATCGCGCTGGTCATGCTGGTGGCCGCGGTGCTGGCCCTCGGCTGGGTCGAGGACCTCGCGGCCCGGCGCGTGCCGCGGTTGCGTCCGTGGCCGGTGCCGGTGCCGCGGGTCCACGCGCCCCGCCACGCCGCGCTCAGCCGAACTGGGGGATGA
- a CDS encoding response regulator transcription factor translates to MPVPPSPATVWDGVRPPAPPSILVADDDEDILDLVAFKLRGAGYRTITASDGLTALDLAERERPGLMILDVSMPGLDGLTVCHAIHRSAATWDIPVLILSARARPYDIDLGFAIGADDYLTKPFSPTELLQRVESLLTAGK, encoded by the coding sequence ATGCCCGTACCCCCATCGCCGGCCACGGTCTGGGACGGTGTCCGCCCGCCGGCGCCGCCGAGCATCCTGGTGGCCGATGACGACGAGGACATCCTCGACCTGGTGGCGTTCAAGCTGCGCGGGGCCGGTTACCGCACGATCACCGCGTCCGACGGGCTGACGGCGCTCGACCTGGCGGAGCGGGAACGGCCGGGGCTGATGATCCTCGACGTGTCGATGCCGGGTCTCGACGGTCTGACGGTTTGTCACGCTATCCACCGTTCCGCCGCCACCTGGGACATCCCGGTGCTGATCCTGAGCGCCCGGGCCCGTCCGTACGATATCGACCTCGGGTTCGCGATCGGGGCGGACGACTACCTGACCAAACCGTTCAGCCCGACCGAGCTCCTCCAGCGGGTCGAATCCCTGCTCACGGCCGGGAAATGA
- a CDS encoding zinc-binding alcohol dehydrogenase family protein: protein MKAWILETIGGGLHAAEVPEPVLTGGGALIDVLAVHVPAYTRILTTGTRGDIPVPAVLGPAGIGRVTAVADDVFNVRPGDVVVDSGLLRSGDVSDPQEFLVGWTGIGGRGEATGQIGAMRARWRNGVLAQRALCAKETLVRLPGAESYDRLDHLAFLPWLGIAAEGLTTQQAGETVLVMGATGQLGTAAVLIALAQGAARVVAAGRNAATLARLAAIDPRVRPVPVTGDRGAVTAALRAAGEPDLVVDALGATPSADLTLAGFDSLRPGGTLTLIGGVRHDLVLPYGQIMRRRLTVRGSWMCRGETVLKVWQLIRAGLVHLGHLDPVPADLADPAGTLDLAERTASPGYVVVLP from the coding sequence ATGAAGGCTTGGATCCTGGAAACGATCGGCGGCGGGCTGCACGCGGCGGAGGTCCCCGAACCGGTTCTCACCGGCGGCGGTGCACTCATCGATGTGCTGGCGGTGCACGTGCCCGCGTACACGAGAATTCTCACCACCGGGACCCGCGGCGACATCCCGGTGCCCGCGGTGCTCGGCCCGGCCGGGATCGGCCGGGTCACCGCGGTGGCCGACGACGTGTTCAACGTGCGGCCCGGCGACGTCGTGGTGGACAGCGGCCTGCTGCGCTCCGGCGATGTCAGTGACCCGCAGGAATTTCTGGTCGGCTGGACCGGCATCGGCGGGCGGGGCGAGGCGACCGGGCAGATCGGCGCGATGCGGGCCCGCTGGCGTAACGGCGTGCTCGCGCAGCGGGCCCTGTGCGCCAAGGAGACCCTGGTACGCCTGCCCGGCGCGGAGAGCTACGACCGGCTGGACCACCTGGCGTTCCTGCCCTGGCTGGGGATCGCCGCCGAGGGCCTGACCACCCAGCAGGCCGGGGAGACCGTGCTGGTCATGGGCGCCACCGGGCAGCTGGGCACCGCGGCGGTGCTGATCGCGCTGGCCCAGGGCGCCGCCCGGGTGGTCGCGGCCGGGCGTAACGCGGCGACGCTGGCCCGGCTGGCGGCGATCGACCCGCGCGTCCGGCCGGTGCCGGTGACCGGCGACCGGGGTGCGGTCACGGCGGCGCTGCGGGCGGCGGGGGAGCCGGACCTGGTCGTCGACGCGCTGGGGGCCACGCCGTCCGCCGACCTCACCCTGGCGGGGTTCGACAGCCTCCGGCCCGGCGGCACGCTCACGCTGATCGGCGGGGTGCGGCACGACCTGGTGCTCCCGTACGGGCAGATCATGCGCCGCCGGCTGACCGTGCGCGGCTCGTGGATGTGCCGGGGCGAGACGGTGCTCAAGGTGTGGCAGCTGATCCGGGCCGGTCTGGTGCACCTCGGTCACCTGGACCCCGTACCCGCGGATCTGGCCGACCCGGCCGGCACGCTGGACCTGGCCGAACGCACCGCCAGCCCGGGGTATGTCGTCGTGCTCCCGTGA
- a CDS encoding helix-turn-helix transcriptional regulator, producing MSSQLGAFLRSRRERLSPADAGLPPTGRRRTPGLRREEVAMLAGMSATWYTYLEQGRDVRPSEQVLRALAGTLRLSDAERDHLLHLAGGTPVAGEADETPDPATAALPALLGPHPAYLTGARFDVLACNDAATHLLSGLRAGTNLARWIFLHDEARTVLVDWEPVAQGLLARLRAAAARHPGHAGFDRLVADLHRASPEVRAWWPRYDIATASSGVKRVRHPEQGVITLRHTALLVADHPDQTLVVYTPV from the coding sequence ATGAGCAGTCAACTGGGCGCGTTCCTGCGCAGCCGGCGCGAACGGCTGTCCCCCGCCGACGCCGGGCTGCCGCCGACCGGCCGCCGGCGCACCCCCGGGCTGCGCCGCGAGGAGGTCGCGATGCTCGCCGGGATGAGCGCGACCTGGTACACCTACCTCGAGCAGGGCCGGGACGTGCGCCCCTCCGAGCAGGTGCTGCGGGCCCTGGCCGGCACCCTGCGGCTCAGCGACGCCGAACGCGACCACCTGCTGCACCTGGCCGGTGGCACGCCGGTGGCCGGCGAGGCCGACGAGACGCCCGACCCCGCGACCGCGGCGCTGCCCGCGTTGCTCGGCCCCCACCCGGCCTACCTCACCGGCGCCCGCTTCGACGTGCTGGCCTGCAACGACGCCGCCACGCACCTGCTGAGCGGGCTGCGGGCCGGCACCAATCTGGCCCGCTGGATCTTCCTGCACGACGAGGCCAGGACCGTGCTGGTCGACTGGGAACCGGTCGCCCAGGGCCTGCTGGCCCGGCTGCGCGCCGCGGCGGCCCGGCACCCCGGCCACGCCGGCTTCGACCGGCTCGTCGCCGACCTGCACCGGGCCAGCCCCGAGGTGCGGGCCTGGTGGCCGCGCTACGACATCGCCACCGCGTCCTCCGGCGTCAAGCGGGTGCGCCACCCGGAGCAGGGGGTGATCACCCTGCGGCACACGGCTCTGCTGGTCGCCGACCACCCCGACCAGACCCTGGTGGTCTATACCCCGGTCTGA
- a CDS encoding cell wall-binding repeat 2-containing protein, whose amino-acid sequence MAWGAPSPADDDIAGLGGASYAPGHTAAGAEALIIDHGMVLLDAARTATMPRGFGAAPGGTTGQLLLHELGHAVGLAHPLLDDPREIMYPRLTSRATGLGAGDLAGLRAVGGSAGCLVSDTTPAWLPVSAVPDR is encoded by the coding sequence GTGGCCTGGGGCGCCCCGTCGCCCGCGGACGACGACATCGCTGGGCTCGGCGGCGCCTCGTACGCCCCGGGGCACACCGCGGCCGGCGCCGAAGCGCTGATCATCGATCACGGCATGGTCCTGCTCGATGCCGCCCGGACCGCCACCATGCCCCGCGGGTTCGGTGCCGCGCCCGGCGGGACGACCGGGCAGCTCCTGCTGCACGAGCTCGGGCACGCCGTCGGGCTGGCGCACCCGCTGCTCGACGACCCGCGCGAGATCATGTACCCACGCCTGACCAGCCGGGCCACCGGGCTGGGCGCGGGTGACCTGGCCGGCCTGCGGGCGGTGGGCGGATCAGCCGGCTGCCTGGTGAGCGACACAACCCCGGCGTGGTTGCCGGTCTCGGCCGTCCCGGACAGATAG
- a CDS encoding aldo/keto reductase, with amino-acid sequence MEYRQLGRSGLRVSVLTMGTMTFGGKGNFAMVGNTDVAEARRQVDQCLDAGINLIDTADVYSDGLSEEIVGEVLEGRRDDVLVATKVRMSMGSGPNDAGLSRHHIISGCEASLRRLRTDHIDLYQVHEWDGQTPLEETLEALDLLVKQGKVRYVGASNYAGWQLLKALGTADRTGTPRFVSQQIYYSLQARDAEYELVPASVDQGLGILVWSPLAGGLLSGKYRRGQEPPAGARQLSEWNEPPVYDQEKLYDTVEVLVEIGQDRGVSAAQVALAWTLGRPAVSSLVIGARTAEQLTDNLAAAELKLTDEERARLDRVSAPTLLYPYWHQLRTSTDRLSPADLTLIGPHLS; translated from the coding sequence ATGGAATATCGTCAGCTCGGCCGGTCCGGCCTCAGAGTTTCCGTCCTCACCATGGGCACCATGACCTTCGGCGGCAAGGGCAACTTCGCCATGGTCGGCAACACCGACGTCGCGGAGGCGCGCCGGCAGGTCGACCAGTGCCTGGACGCCGGGATCAACCTCATCGACACCGCGGACGTGTACTCCGACGGGCTGAGCGAGGAGATCGTCGGCGAGGTGCTCGAGGGCCGCCGTGACGACGTGCTGGTGGCGACCAAGGTGCGGATGAGCATGGGCTCCGGCCCGAACGACGCCGGGCTGTCCCGGCACCACATCATCAGCGGCTGCGAGGCCAGCCTGCGCCGGCTGCGCACCGATCACATCGACCTCTACCAGGTGCACGAGTGGGACGGGCAGACCCCGCTCGAGGAGACCCTCGAGGCCCTCGACCTGCTGGTCAAGCAGGGCAAGGTGCGCTACGTCGGCGCCTCCAACTACGCCGGCTGGCAACTGCTCAAGGCCTTGGGCACGGCCGACCGCACCGGCACCCCGCGCTTCGTCAGCCAGCAGATCTACTACTCGCTGCAGGCCCGCGACGCCGAGTACGAGCTGGTTCCCGCCTCGGTCGACCAGGGCCTCGGCATCCTGGTCTGGAGCCCGCTCGCCGGTGGTCTGCTGTCCGGCAAGTACCGCCGCGGTCAGGAGCCCCCGGCCGGTGCGCGCCAGCTCTCCGAGTGGAACGAGCCGCCCGTGTACGACCAGGAGAAGCTCTACGACACCGTCGAGGTGCTCGTCGAGATCGGCCAGGACCGCGGGGTCTCGGCCGCGCAGGTCGCGCTGGCCTGGACGCTGGGCCGCCCGGCGGTGTCGTCGCTGGTCATCGGCGCCCGCACGGCCGAGCAGCTGACCGACAACCTGGCCGCCGCCGAGCTCAAGCTCACCGACGAGGAGCGTGCCCGGCTCGACCGGGTCAGCGCGCCGACGCTGCTGTACCCGTACTGGCACCAGCTCCGCACGTCCACCGACCGGCTCTCCCCGGCCGACCTCACCCTGATCGGCCCGCACCTGAGCTGA
- a CDS encoding DUF1996 domain-containing protein translates to MNKSLLSASLGVVLTAAGLVALTTGPAAAATLTVQAESYAAQSGAATEPTADTGGGQNVSYLAAGDWLRYDNIDLGTTGALTVSARVASATGGTGAVELRTGSATGPLLASFAIAGTGGWQSWVTRTATVTSHPTGKQTVFAVMQNTTGGDFVNINWFSFGDGAADGAGWLTMDQAKWNAQLAAFRALPTHPAPGNAVRVSEFNAACHYSHSKPDDPIVFPGMAGASHMHTFLGNTSTNANTTTQSLLANAGSSCAPATDLSAYWIPTLYENGRAVEPSGVTVYYGSRLPNPAATVPFPQGFRMIAGDAKLQVPTPRGTVNQFYCAGPGGETGRSADGNWPVCAPTADLMFQLVFPDCWDGVHLDSPDHKSHVRYTYDGTCSGDYPVAIPSISFVIAYRTSGTSAGFELASKMASSMHGDVFLAWDDTALGQRVKDCVVQKAKCNTEGGF, encoded by the coding sequence ATGAACAAGTCCCTGCTGTCCGCATCCCTGGGTGTGGTGCTGACCGCGGCCGGGCTGGTGGCGCTGACCACCGGACCGGCCGCGGCGGCCACGCTCACCGTCCAGGCCGAGTCGTACGCCGCGCAGTCCGGCGCCGCGACCGAGCCGACCGCCGACACCGGCGGCGGTCAGAACGTCTCCTACCTCGCCGCCGGTGACTGGTTGCGCTACGACAACATCGATCTCGGTACGACCGGGGCGCTGACCGTCTCCGCCCGGGTCGCCTCGGCCACCGGCGGCACCGGGGCGGTCGAGCTGCGCACCGGCTCGGCCACCGGGCCGCTGCTCGCCAGCTTCGCCATCGCCGGCACCGGCGGCTGGCAGAGCTGGGTCACCCGGACCGCGACCGTGACCAGCCACCCGACCGGCAAGCAGACCGTGTTCGCGGTCATGCAGAACACCACCGGCGGTGACTTCGTCAACATCAACTGGTTCTCGTTCGGCGACGGTGCCGCCGACGGCGCGGGCTGGCTGACCATGGACCAGGCCAAGTGGAACGCCCAGCTGGCCGCGTTCCGGGCGCTGCCGACGCACCCCGCGCCGGGCAACGCGGTACGGGTGTCGGAGTTCAACGCGGCGTGCCACTACAGCCACTCCAAGCCCGACGACCCGATCGTCTTTCCCGGGATGGCGGGTGCCTCGCACATGCACACGTTCCTGGGCAACACCAGCACGAACGCGAACACGACGACGCAGTCGCTGCTGGCGAACGCCGGGTCCAGCTGTGCGCCGGCGACGGACCTGTCCGCGTACTGGATCCCGACCCTGTACGAGAACGGCCGGGCGGTGGAACCGTCGGGGGTGACCGTCTACTACGGGTCGCGGCTGCCGAACCCGGCGGCGACCGTGCCGTTCCCGCAGGGCTTCCGGATGATCGCCGGGGACGCGAAGCTGCAGGTGCCCACGCCGCGTGGCACGGTGAACCAGTTCTACTGCGCCGGACCGGGCGGCGAGACCGGGCGCAGCGCCGACGGCAACTGGCCGGTGTGCGCACCGACCGCCGACCTGATGTTCCAGCTGGTCTTCCCGGACTGCTGGGACGGCGTGCACCTGGACAGCCCGGACCACAAGTCGCACGTGCGCTACACCTACGACGGCACCTGCAGCGGTGACTACCCGGTGGCGATCCCGTCGATCTCGTTCGTGATCGCGTACCGGACCAGCGGCACGTCCGCCGGCTTCGAGCTGGCCTCGAAGATGGCGTCGTCCATGCACGGCGACGTGTTCCTCGCGTGGGACGACACCGCGCTCGGCCAGCGGGTCAAGGACTGCGTGGTGCAGAAGGCCAAGTGCAACACGGAGGGCGGCTTCTAG